A portion of the Chromobacterium sp. IIBBL 290-4 genome contains these proteins:
- a CDS encoding ABC transporter substrate-binding protein, translating into MRAIAAFYLPSMPRLLLALAWLSPMSALAAPPLRIAVSDALTSPYVIEDPSPDAPPRGRAIELARQSLAHCGQAGDFQRLPGERIVQNLSLGRIDSALLLSYKAERADRMAYPLRKGQADPAYRMATFDYAFYVRKDSPLRWDGHYLSGLQTAVGINQGWSIGQDLLARGLPVEESHGIPDNFAKLQAGRIDAYALHQLAGDLYLRHHPELKIRRLSPPLKGKTYYWVFSRDFAARHPETTACLWRQLPKLRERYLPERASSP; encoded by the coding sequence ATGCGCGCCATTGCCGCCTTCTACCTGCCATCGATGCCGCGATTGTTGCTTGCGCTGGCTTGGCTGAGCCCCATGTCGGCGCTGGCCGCGCCTCCACTGAGAATCGCCGTCAGCGATGCGCTCACCAGCCCCTATGTGATTGAAGACCCCTCGCCCGACGCGCCTCCGCGCGGCCGGGCGATCGAGCTGGCGCGGCAGTCGCTGGCGCATTGCGGTCAAGCAGGCGATTTCCAACGGCTGCCCGGCGAGCGCATCGTGCAAAACTTGAGCCTGGGCCGGATAGACAGCGCGCTGCTGCTCTCCTACAAAGCCGAGCGCGCCGATCGGATGGCCTATCCCTTGCGCAAGGGCCAGGCCGACCCCGCCTACCGCATGGCCACCTTCGATTACGCCTTCTATGTGCGCAAGGATTCGCCGCTGCGCTGGGACGGCCATTATCTGAGCGGCCTGCAAACCGCGGTGGGCATCAACCAAGGCTGGTCCATAGGCCAGGACCTGCTGGCGCGGGGCCTGCCGGTGGAGGAAAGCCACGGCATCCCGGACAACTTCGCCAAACTGCAAGCCGGCCGCATCGACGCCTACGCGCTGCATCAGCTGGCGGGCGACCTGTATCTGCGCCACCACCCGGAATTGAAAATCCGCCGCCTGTCTCCGCCCTTGAAAGGCAAGACCTATTACTGGGTGTTCAGCCGCGACTTCGCCGCGCGCCATCCGGAAACCACC